One Synechococcus sp. JA-2-3B'a(2-13) genomic window carries:
- the atpB gene encoding F0F1 ATP synthase subunit A codes for MNLSFSSPPLLAELEVGHHLYWHLGKFTVHGQVLIASWIAIALILTVVILGTRQLQREPAGLQNFVEYALEFVQSIARAQIGEKNFRPWVPYVGTLFLFIFVSNWMGNLFPWKLIPLPEGELASPTNDINTTAGLALLTSIMYFVAGISKRGLSYFKKYIEPTPILLPINVLEDFTKPLSLSFRLFGNILAEELVIAVLVLLVPLFIPVPVMVLFLFTGAIQALIFSTLSAAYIGEALEGHGGGDHRD; via the coding sequence ATGAACCTGTCCTTCTCCTCTCCTCCTCTTTTGGCAGAACTCGAGGTCGGCCATCACCTTTACTGGCACCTGGGCAAATTCACGGTTCACGGGCAGGTTTTGATCGCCAGCTGGATCGCCATTGCCCTGATCTTGACGGTGGTCATTTTGGGCACCCGTCAACTGCAGCGGGAGCCGGCTGGCCTGCAAAACTTTGTCGAGTATGCCCTGGAATTTGTGCAAAGCATTGCCCGAGCCCAGATTGGCGAGAAAAACTTCCGGCCCTGGGTACCCTATGTCGGCACCTTGTTCCTGTTTATCTTTGTCTCCAACTGGATGGGCAACCTCTTCCCGTGGAAGCTGATTCCTCTGCCGGAAGGGGAGTTGGCCTCCCCCACCAACGACATCAACACCACTGCCGGGTTGGCGCTGCTCACCAGCATCATGTATTTCGTGGCCGGCATCAGCAAGCGGGGGCTGTCTTACTTCAAAAAGTACATCGAGCCTACCCCGATTCTGCTGCCCATCAACGTTTTAGAAGATTTCACCAAGCCCCTTTCCCTGAGTTTCCGTCTATTCGGCAACATCCTGGCAGAAGAGCTGGTGATTGCGGTGTTGGTGTTGCTGGTGCCCTTGTTTATCCCCGTGCCGGTGATGGTTCTGTTCCTGTTTACGGGGGCAATTCAGGCTTTGATCTTCTCAACCCTCTCGGCAGCTTACATTGGAGAGGCGCTGGAAGGTCATGGAGGAGGGGATCACCGTGATTGA